CGACCTCCAGGATTAACCATAGTCGGCGATGAATCCTCCGGCTATGGCACGTAAAAAAACAATGAATTAAAGCAACAACAAAAAAAACCTGTCCACAGGGATTGGCGAATGTAGCCAGGGGGCCTATTCCAGCTCGGGAACCTTATGCCCTCCTGTTCCACCATATTCCGGTGGTTTAAGGATACATCTTCCAGATTTTTTGTGAAAGTTTAGCTGGTTAGCTGGCTATTTTTCTCCGGTTGCCTCGTCCCTTTCTTTATCTCCAGCCCAGGCAGCCTCAGAATCTGGTCATCTCCACCGCCGACAGTACCCTTTCAACCTGCTCAAACTCAAAAGGCTTCCGAATGTAATCGAAGGCGCCCCACTGGAGCGAATTCCTGGCTATCTCTTCTGTAGCGTAGGCGGACATCATAATGACAATAATCTCTTGGTCAAGCTGTTTGATCAACTTGAGTAGTTCCAGTCCATCAATATCGGGCAAGCGGATGTCCAGAAAGACGATCTCTGGCAACTCTTTGTTCATCTGAATTATCATCTCCCTGGCATCTGCCGCTGAGCTCACCTGATAGCCTCTCCTGTCAAGAAAATCGCAAAGCAGGTCTCTGATGCCCTTCTCATCGTCTATAACCAGCACTTTTCTCTTGTTCATCCATACCCCCCGATTTATCATCTATCTGAATAAATGCCAATACGCTGGCAAAACTCGTATTCCCTCTCCACTGTGGGGAGGGGAACACCCTCACATTCGCCCCGTGGAATAATCGACTTCTGTACTGTTCGCCCTCTCTGCACTCTCCCGGCCAGATTGAGGAAGTGTCTGGCGTATGGCAGAGGTAGGCTTGAATCGCTGGGGCCATAAGCACTGCAGGCAGCAGAGGGCGGCTTTGGTTCTGTCGACCGCTGACAGGGCGAAAGTTGCGGAACATCACTGAGGCGCCAATTATCAACTGTTTGCCGAAATCCATACTGTTCACTCTCTCAGGACCTCACCTGGGCGCATTGGTTTGAAGAACCAAGAGAACAGACGGAATGCCTCCACCAAAACCTTGAGGCAGCGATAAGGGTAAGCCCACAGCAGAGCGTATCGGCCCTCCAAGGGATAGATCTGCGACATTATCTGCCGACGGGGGAAAGCCGTCTCTGCCAACAGATGAAGGCCACCAGCGGGGCTGTTGGCAGAAAAGGCCAGCAGTATATCTCCTACCAACCCCATCTCCTCCCCGGCCAAAAGAGCCCGGAGAAACCTCCTTTCAGCCAGGTTCAAGGGCTTCGCCCCCAAGGCCCTCTCCATTCCCCGGGGGAGCTGAAGCCCAAGTACAGACCGCAGGTAGCAAAGCACAAAGTAAAGAGCCTTTGTCAGGTTAAACTCCTGGGCTCTGTTCCATACCCCGGGCCAATCCACATCCTGGTGCTGCCGGAGGAACAGGGCTAAGTCCAAAAACCAGATGAGGCGAGAGAATGAATGCTTCTGCAGATGTGATGCAAGGCAGAGCAGCGTATCGGCCTCCGAAAGAGTCCTTCCTGCAGGAGAGTCTGCTGAGGAAATCGCCTCTGCCCACAGCTTGTCACTCTCTATCCTCACCGCATATCTTCGAGAACGGATGCGGTCAGCCCCGGCAAGGTCGAAATGAACATCCAACACCACCCCGTTCCCGCTGAAAAGATTGGGAAACCAACGAAGCGGACTGTAGCCCAATCTTCGGAGAACCTTCCCCGCCACTGGCCACTGCCCTCTCTTCACCAACAGGTCGACGTCATTCATCGGCCTTGTGCCCACAGAAGGATAGATCGTCTCTACTAAGGAAGCCCCTTTGATGGGCAGAAGAGAGAGGCCTGCCTGCTCAAAGGCCGCAACTACCCGCCTCAGTTGATCCATCAGGTAGATATTGCGGGCCGCTATCTGGTAGTATTTCCACTGTAGATAGTCCATCACCTCCACTGGCAAAGAGCCCGTAGTTTCAACTTCTTGAAAACATAGTAGGCTGCCCCTTCCAGACCATGGGCCTCACACATATCCAGATATCGTCCCCAGTCCACTACATCCGATAACAACCCAGCGATTTCATCCTCCCCGTCAGGTTGACAAAAAAATCTCAACTGGGCCAGGATCAGCCTCTTTTCCGGCAACACAACCTTTTTCGCTCCTCTTTTTCTCTGTGCAACGACCAAATTCAGCAGCGGCAGTTACGCAGTTCGCTGGAATAATTTGTCAGAAGATCAAACTTGCATCTCTTTTACTTCAAAAGGCAATTTTACTATAGTCAAAGCCTTTAATGCTGTCTTTTTGCTTGCATTATCTATGTCTATCCCAACAACATTCCCTTTTTCATCAAAATCTATTACTACACCTTCTGATATTTCCTGGCTGCTTACACTTGGCTTTTCTGATAAATCTATATACAAAGAATCTGTATCTGGATAATATTTTAATTTCATTCTTTAAACCTCCTGTCTGGAAATGCATTATGAATGGTTATTTTATCCTCTAATGTTACTACTCTAAACACTTTATTATCAAATTCTTCCACAATACCCCAAAATCTCTATCTATTTCCTTCTTGTTTTTCCACTTTTATGGGATTTTCTATCACTTTTATACACCATTCCTTTTTTATATAAGGTCTTTTTCTTAAAACTTCATTTTCAAAATATTTGCTAAATTTATATTTTTCCATTTCTAACGACCAAGCTCACCAGCCGCTATGGAGCGCCTGTCTGCCCCTGCCCGACGGCCGTGTCTGCCGACAGGCAGGCCAGCGGAACACTTGTCTGCCACTGGGCAGAGCGATCAAGTGGAGCGCTTTGTTAGCTGCTTGCCTAAATTTAACACAATATTCCATATTTAGAACTTGCGTCCAATGCTTTTAGCTTTGTCAAATAACTTTTGAGCAATTTTTGGGTTTTTCTTAGTATCAGGTTTGACCACCTTACCAATAATTTTGTAGCCCCCATAATGTGATACCTTGCGGACAGCTCTAATGGCCCCACGACTCTCGGCAGCAATAAAATTGAATGGCCAGGGAGTAGTACAGGCAGTGATAATAGCCGCTGGCTTTCCTTTGTGTCGAGGAATTGGGAAACCATTGGCTTTTTCACCCATAAATACAGGCACATTTCTGTCGAATAAAAGCTTGAGTTGTGAACTCATGTTTCCCCAATGGGTCGGCGTGCCTACTATCAGACCGCCAGCATCCTTAATCTTCCGTCCAATGATATGGGCATCGTCCTCCGTCTGGACACATTCACCATCTGGCCTGCACTTCATACACGCTATGCAAGGTTTCATTTTGAGATCATATACATCGATCCATTCTACTTCATGGCTTTTGTTGATGCCTTCGAC
Above is a window of Caldisericia bacterium DNA encoding:
- a CDS encoding response regulator, with protein sequence MNKRKVLVIDDEKGIRDLLCDFLDRRGYQVSSAADAREMIIQMNKELPEIVFLDIRLPDIDGLELLKLIKQLDQEIIVIMMSAYATEEIARNSLQWGAFDYIRKPFEFEQVERVLSAVEMTRF
- a CDS encoding nucleotidyltransferase family protein, whose product is MDYLQWKYYQIAARNIYLMDQLRRVVAAFEQAGLSLLPIKGASLVETIYPSVGTRPMNDVDLLVKRGQWPVAGKVLRRLGYSPLRWFPNLFSGNGVVLDVHFDLAGADRIRSRRYAVRIESDKLWAEAISSADSPAGRTLSEADTLLCLASHLQKHSFSRLIWFLDLALFLRQHQDVDWPGVWNRAQEFNLTKALYFVLCYLRSVLGLQLPRGMERALGAKPLNLAERRFLRALLAGEEMGLVGDILLAFSANSPAGGLHLLAETAFPRRQIMSQIYPLEGRYALLWAYPYRCLKVLVEAFRLFSWFFKPMRPGEVLRE
- a CDS encoding DUF2283 domain-containing protein, whose amino-acid sequence is MKLKYYPDTDSLYIDLSEKPSVSSQEISEGVVIDFDEKGNVVGIDIDNASKKTALKALTIVKLPFEVKEMQV
- a CDS encoding flavodoxin family protein; amino-acid sequence: MKILILNGSPRKKGTVATLLKAVVEGINKSHEVEWIDVYDLKMKPCIACMKCRPDGECVQTEDDAHIIGRKIKDAGGLIVGTPTHWGNMSSQLKLLFDRNVPVFMGEKANGFPIPRHKGKPAAIITACTTPWPFNFIAAESRGAIRAVRKVSHYGGYKIIGKVVKPDTKKNPKIAQKLFDKAKSIGRKF